A single genomic interval of Streptococcus oralis subsp. dentisani harbors:
- a CDS encoding DMT family transporter — MNKYQKKIFKGTLYSLLSGLIWGICGILGEYFFAHYQVSSGWITSMRLLVAGSLVLVLSAFQLRTQLLDIWRDKKNYLPFLAYAILGIFSVQFFFYLCVEYSNATTATILQFISPVFILFYNRIVYQKKASITAILYVLIAMIGVFLMATKGDLSKLSMTPLALVTGLLSAVGVMFNVILPQRFARDYGFVPTVGWGMLLAGVFSNFLYPIHQITFQLDVTSLLICFTIAVFGTAFAFFLSMKAVLLVSPLVVSVVSASEPLSSALLSVLFLGMVLDGFLALAMILIIVPMVFLSIEETKER; from the coding sequence ATGAATAAGTATCAAAAGAAGATTTTTAAGGGAACTCTATATTCACTGTTGTCAGGTCTGATTTGGGGAATTTGTGGTATTTTAGGAGAATATTTTTTCGCCCATTATCAGGTGTCGTCTGGCTGGATCACTTCCATGCGCTTGCTAGTGGCAGGGAGTTTGGTTTTAGTTTTATCAGCCTTTCAGTTACGCACCCAGTTATTGGATATCTGGCGGGACAAGAAAAATTATCTGCCTTTTTTAGCCTATGCTATTCTAGGTATTTTTTCTGTGCAGTTTTTCTTTTATCTCTGTGTTGAGTATTCCAATGCGACGACAGCAACGATTTTGCAATTTATCAGTCCAGTTTTTATCTTGTTTTACAATCGCATTGTCTACCAGAAGAAGGCTTCTATCACAGCCATTCTCTATGTTTTGATTGCCATGATAGGTGTTTTTTTGATGGCTACAAAAGGGGATTTATCCAAGCTATCAATGACACCTCTGGCTTTAGTGACAGGGCTACTCAGTGCTGTAGGGGTCATGTTCAACGTTATTCTGCCTCAGCGTTTTGCACGTGACTATGGTTTTGTGCCAACCGTTGGTTGGGGAATGTTGCTAGCAGGTGTTTTTAGCAATTTTCTTTATCCTATTCATCAGATTACCTTTCAACTTGATGTGACGAGCCTTTTGATTTGTTTTACTATTGCTGTGTTTGGAACGGCTTTTGCTTTTTTCCTTTCGATGAAGGCTGTGCTACTCGTCTCACCGTTAGTTGTGTCAGTTGTGAGTGCCAGTGAACCTTTATCTTCCGCATTGTTAAGTGTGCTATTTCTAGGTATGGTTTTGGATGGTTTTCTAGCTTTGGCTATGATTTTGATTATCGTTCCAATGGTTTTCTTGTCAATTGAGGAAACGAAGGAAAGGTAA
- a CDS encoding heavy metal translocating P-type ATPase encodes MSFKVLYRGYQHIRLSSSFSLTLDIQDYLRSLARDEKGIESIQFYMDQQHFTLRIKEGFSVLDNAEAFLKRIDKGKVSELMTLPIRREESAYSIVSGAAIKRILFRSFVPYPIRYIWTCYQAFGYIREAYQTLARKELTMEVLDCSAILLSLFMNQSKTASNIMFMLDLGNHLDQWSLKKTATDLEQSLLAKESDVFLVQGDTVVSIKSSDVQIGDVLVLSQGNEILFDGQVVSGLGMVNESSLTGESFPVEKRESDLVCANTVLETGELRIRVTDNQMNSRILQLIELMKKSEENKKTKQRYFIKMADKVVKYNFLGAGLTYLLTGSFSKAISFLLVDFSCALKISTPVAYLTAIKEGLNREMVIKDGDVLEKYLEVDTFLFDKTGTITTSYPIVEKVLPFGDYSEEDILRISACLEEHIYHPIANAIVKQAEIEGIEHEEMHGKLQYIASKGIKSHIDGQPVVIGNYVLMQDEQIHISSEQNALIEEYKSHYNLLFLAYQNELIGMFCIHTPLRKEAKAALEKLKAQGKKLILATGDTLVRTEELVKDLPFDQVYTDLKPDGKFELVEKLQRAGHTILMVGDGLNDSAALTLSDIGVVMNESADISKQMSDILLLDNRLDFFQELDLLSSSLQTLIKKNIQDTVVVNSSLIGFGLFNWLSPSNLSILHNLTTLRIVLRSLSIKG; translated from the coding sequence ATGTCTTTTAAAGTGCTATATAGAGGATATCAACATATCCGACTATCATCTTCTTTTTCACTCACCTTGGATATTCAAGACTATCTTCGTTCCTTGGCGAGAGATGAGAAGGGAATTGAGTCTATCCAGTTTTACATGGATCAACAGCACTTTACTCTACGCATAAAAGAAGGCTTTTCTGTATTAGATAATGCAGAAGCCTTTTTAAAAAGGATTGATAAGGGGAAAGTTTCTGAGTTGATGACTCTTCCCATTCGTAGAGAAGAGAGTGCTTATTCTATTGTTTCAGGTGCAGCGATTAAGCGTATACTTTTTCGTAGTTTTGTGCCGTATCCTATTCGCTATATATGGACTTGTTATCAGGCTTTTGGCTATATTAGAGAAGCTTATCAAACACTAGCGCGTAAGGAACTAACGATGGAGGTCCTGGACTGTTCGGCGATTTTATTGTCCTTGTTTATGAACCAATCCAAGACGGCTAGCAATATCATGTTTATGCTTGATTTGGGGAATCATTTAGATCAGTGGTCCTTGAAAAAAACTGCAACAGATTTAGAACAAAGCCTTCTTGCAAAAGAGAGCGATGTATTTCTAGTACAGGGGGATACGGTCGTTAGCATCAAGAGTTCCGATGTTCAAATAGGAGATGTCTTGGTCCTATCTCAAGGAAATGAAATTCTGTTTGATGGACAAGTAGTTTCAGGTTTAGGTATGGTCAACGAAAGTTCCTTGACGGGAGAGAGTTTTCCAGTTGAAAAAAGAGAGTCTGATTTGGTTTGTGCAAATACAGTATTAGAAACTGGAGAGTTGCGCATTCGTGTAACCGATAATCAGATGAACAGCCGGATTTTACAACTGATTGAGTTAATGAAGAAATCTGAAGAAAACAAGAAAACGAAACAACGCTATTTCATCAAGATGGCGGACAAGGTCGTCAAATATAATTTCTTGGGGGCTGGGCTGACTTACCTATTAACAGGTTCTTTTTCTAAGGCTATTTCTTTTCTATTGGTCGATTTCTCCTGTGCTTTGAAAATCTCTACTCCTGTAGCTTATTTAACAGCTATCAAGGAGGGGTTGAATCGTGAAATGGTGATTAAGGATGGGGATGTTCTGGAGAAATATCTGGAAGTTGATACTTTCTTGTTTGATAAGACAGGAACAATCACAACTAGCTATCCTATAGTTGAAAAGGTGTTACCTTTTGGGGACTATAGTGAGGAAGATATTCTCAGAATCAGTGCCTGTCTTGAGGAGCATATCTATCATCCAATCGCTAATGCAATTGTCAAGCAAGCTGAAATAGAAGGAATTGAACATGAGGAAATGCATGGGAAACTCCAATATATTGCAAGCAAGGGAATTAAGTCCCATATCGATGGCCAACCAGTTGTTATTGGGAATTATGTCTTGATGCAGGATGAGCAGATTCATATCAGTTCGGAACAAAATGCTTTAATTGAAGAGTATAAGAGCCACTACAATCTCTTATTCTTGGCATATCAGAATGAATTGATTGGAATGTTCTGCATCCATACTCCTTTGAGAAAAGAAGCAAAAGCAGCTTTGGAGAAACTTAAGGCACAAGGGAAAAAATTGATTCTGGCAACAGGGGATACCCTGGTTAGGACAGAGGAATTAGTAAAAGATTTGCCCTTTGATCAAGTCTATACAGACTTGAAACCTGATGGGAAGTTTGAGTTAGTAGAGAAACTGCAGAGAGCAGGTCACACTATTTTGATGGTTGGGGATGGATTGAATGACTCAGCTGCTCTAACCCTATCAGATATCGGTGTGGTGATGAATGAGAGTGCAGACATTTCTAAGCAAATGAGTGATATCTTATTGTTAGATAATCGCTTGGATTTCTTCCAAGAGTTGGATTTGCTATCATCATCTTTGCAAACACTTATCAAGAAGAATATTCAAGATACCGTTGTCGTAAATAGTAGTTTGATTGGCTTTGGCTTGTTTAATTGGCTCAGTCCTTCAAACCTCTCTATCCTACATAATCTAACAACCTTACGCATAGTCCTGCGTAGCCTGTCTATTAAGGGATAG
- the dapD gene encoding 2,3,4,5-tetrahydropyridine-2,6-dicarboxylate N-acetyltransferase yields MTATKMNAQEIIQFIANAEKKTSVKVTFEGELASEVPSSVVKLGNVLFGDWKDIAPLLEGLVENQDYVVEQDARNSAVPLLDKRTINARIEPGAIIRDQVEIGDNAVIMMGAVINIGAEIGAGTMIDMGAILGGRAIVGKNSHVGAGAVLAGVIEPASADPVRVGDNVLIGANAVVIEGVQIGSGSVVAAGAIVTQNVPENVVVAGVPARIIKEIDTQTQQKTALEDALRTL; encoded by the coding sequence ATGACTGCCACAAAAATGAATGCCCAAGAAATCATCCAATTTATCGCCAATGCTGAGAAGAAAACAAGTGTAAAGGTTACTTTTGAAGGGGAGCTGGCTTCTGAAGTTCCTAGCTCTGTTGTCAAACTAGGCAATGTCCTTTTTGGAGATTGGAAGGATATCGCTCCGCTTCTCGAAGGCTTGGTAGAAAATCAAGACTATGTTGTTGAGCAAGATGCTCGTAATTCGGCAGTTCCCTTGCTAGACAAACGTACTATCAACGCTCGTATCGAGCCAGGTGCTATTATCCGTGACCAAGTGGAAATTGGTGACAATGCTGTTATCATGATGGGAGCTGTTATCAATATCGGAGCAGAAATCGGTGCAGGAACCATGATCGATATGGGTGCTATCCTTGGTGGTCGTGCCATCGTTGGGAAGAACAGTCACGTTGGTGCAGGTGCAGTTTTGGCAGGTGTAATTGAGCCGGCCAGTGCCGATCCAGTCCGTGTCGGGGACAATGTTCTCATCGGAGCCAATGCAGTGGTCATCGAAGGAGTCCAAATCGGTAGTGGTTCAGTTGTCGCTGCAGGAGCTATCGTGACTCAAAATGTTCCAGAAAACGTTGTGGTAGCAGGTGTTCCGGCTCGTATTATCAAAGAAATCGACACCCAAACTCAACAAAAAACAGCGCTAGAAGATGCGCTTCGTACCTTGTAA
- the glgP gene encoding glycogen/starch/alpha-glucan family phosphorylase, with protein sequence MLPLNEFVQKRYNKTIAECSNEELYLALLNYSKLASSQKPVNTGKKKVYYISAEFLIGKLLSNNLINLGLYDDVKKELAAAGKELIEIEEVELEPSLGNGGLGRLAACFIDSIATLGLNGDGVGLNYHFGLFQQVLKNNQQETIPNAWLTEQNWLVRSSRSYQVPFAHFTLTSTLYDIDVPGYKTATKNRLRLFDLDSVDSSIIEDGINFDKTDIARNLTLFLYPDDSDKQGELLRIFQQYFMVSNGAQLIIDEAIEKGSNLHDLADYAVVQINDTHPSMVIPELIRLLTARGIELDEAISIVRSMTAYTNHTILAEALEKWPLEFLEEVVPHLVPIIEELDRRVKAEYKDPAVQIIDESGRVHMAHMDIHYGYSVNGVAALHTEILKNSELKAFYDIYPEKFNNKTNGITFRRWLMHANPSLSHYLDEIIGHGWHHEADELEKLLSYEDKAAVKEKLESIKAHNKRKLARHLKEHQGVEINTNSIFDIQIKRLHEYKRQQMNALYVIHKYLDIKAGNIPARPITVFFGGKAAPAYTIAQDIIHLILCLSEVIANDPEVAPHLQVVMVENYNVTAASFLIPACDISEQISLASKEASGTGNMKFMLNGALTLGTMDGANVEIAELVGDENIYIFGEDSETVIDLYAKAAYKSSEFYARKAIKPLVDFIVSDAVLAVGKKERLERLYNELINKDWFMTLLDLEDYIKVKEQMLADYEDRDAWLDKVIVNIAKAGFFSSDRTIAQYNEDIWHLN encoded by the coding sequence ATGTTACCATTAAACGAATTTGTACAAAAGCGTTACAATAAAACCATTGCAGAATGTAGCAATGAAGAGCTTTACCTTGCTCTTCTCAACTACAGCAAGCTTGCTAGCAGCCAAAAACCAGTCAACACTGGTAAGAAAAAAGTTTACTACATCTCAGCTGAGTTCTTGATCGGTAAACTCTTGTCAAACAATTTGATCAACCTTGGTCTTTACGACGATGTGAAAAAAGAACTTGCTGCTGCAGGTAAAGAGTTGATCGAAATCGAAGAAGTAGAATTGGAACCATCACTTGGTAACGGTGGTTTGGGACGTTTGGCAGCCTGCTTTATCGACTCAATCGCTACACTTGGTTTGAATGGTGATGGTGTTGGATTGAACTACCACTTCGGTCTTTTCCAACAAGTTCTTAAAAACAACCAACAAGAAACAATTCCTAATGCTTGGTTGACAGAGCAAAACTGGTTGGTTCGCTCAAGCCGTAGCTACCAAGTGCCATTTGCACACTTCACATTGACATCTACCCTTTACGATATTGATGTACCTGGTTACAAGACAGCTACTAAAAACCGCTTGCGTTTGTTTGACTTGGATTCAGTTGATTCTTCTATCATCGAAGATGGTATCAACTTTGACAAGACAGATATCGCTCGCAACTTGACTCTCTTCCTTTACCCAGACGACAGCGACAAGCAAGGTGAATTGCTCCGTATCTTCCAACAATACTTCATGGTTTCAAACGGTGCGCAATTGATCATCGACGAAGCAATCGAAAAAGGAAGCAACTTGCATGACCTTGCGGACTACGCAGTTGTACAAATCAACGATACTCACCCATCAATGGTGATCCCTGAATTGATCCGCCTCTTGACTGCGCGTGGTATCGAGCTTGATGAAGCAATCTCTATCGTTCGTAGCATGACTGCCTACACTAACCACACAATCCTTGCTGAAGCCCTTGAAAAATGGCCTCTTGAATTCTTGGAAGAAGTGGTTCCTCATTTGGTACCAATCATCGAAGAATTGGACCGTCGTGTGAAGGCAGAATACAAAGATCCAGCTGTTCAAATCATCGATGAGAGCGGACGTGTCCACATGGCTCACATGGATATCCACTACGGATACAGCGTAAACGGGGTTGCGGCTCTCCACACTGAGATTTTGAAAAACTCAGAGTTGAAAGCTTTCTACGACATCTACCCAGAAAAATTCAACAACAAAACAAACGGTATCACATTCCGTCGTTGGCTCATGCATGCTAACCCAAGCTTGTCTCACTACTTGGATGAGATTATTGGACATGGTTGGCACCATGAGGCGGATGAGCTTGAAAAACTCTTGTCATACGAAGACAAGGCCGCTGTTAAAGAAAAATTGGAAAGTATCAAGGCTCACAACAAACGTAAATTGGCTCGTCACTTGAAAGAACACCAAGGTGTGGAAATCAATACAAACTCTATCTTTGATATCCAAATCAAACGTCTTCACGAGTACAAACGCCAACAAATGAACGCTTTGTATGTGATCCACAAATACCTTGATATCAAGGCTGGTAACATCCCTGCTCGTCCAATCACAGTCTTCTTTGGTGGTAAAGCAGCACCTGCCTACACAATTGCCCAAGACATCATTCACTTGATCCTTTGCTTATCAGAAGTGATTGCTAACGATCCAGAAGTAGCTCCACACTTGCAAGTCGTCATGGTTGAAAACTACAACGTTACTGCAGCAAGCTTCCTTATCCCAGCATGTGACATCTCAGAACAAATCTCACTTGCTTCTAAAGAAGCTTCAGGTACTGGTAACATGAAATTCATGTTGAACGGAGCCTTGACTCTTGGTACTATGGACGGTGCTAACGTGGAAATCGCTGAGTTGGTTGGCGACGAAAACATCTACATCTTTGGTGAAGATTCAGAAACTGTTATCGACCTTTACGCAAAAGCAGCTTACAAATCAAGCGAATTCTACGCTCGTAAAGCTATCAAACCATTGGTTGACTTCATCGTGAGCGATGCTGTTCTTGCAGTAGGTAAGAAAGAACGCTTGGAACGTCTTTACAATGAATTGATCAACAAAGACTGGTTCATGACTCTTCTTGACTTGGAAGACTACATCAAAGTGAAAGAGCAAATGCTTGCTGACTACGAAGACCGCGACGCATGGTTGGATAAAGTCATCGTTAACATTGCCAAAGCAGGATTCTTCTCATCTGACCGTACAATCGCTCAGTACAACGAAGATATCTGGCACTTGAACTAA
- the tyrS gene encoding tyrosine--tRNA ligase: MHIFDELKERGLIFQTTDEEALRKALEEGQVSYYTGYDPTADSLHLGHLVAILTSRRLQLAGHKPYALVGGATGLIGDPSFKDAERSLQTKDTVEGWVKSIQGQLSRFLDFENGENKAVMVNNYDWFGSISFIDFLRDVGKYFTVNYMMSKESVKKRIETGISYTEFAYQIMQGYDFYVLNQDHNVTLQIGGSDQWGNMTAGTELLRRKADKTGHVITVPLITDATGKKFGKSEGNAVWLNPEKTSPYEMYQFWMNVMDADAVRFLKIFTFLTLDEIEDIRKQFEAAPHERLAQKVLAREVVTLVHGEDAYKEALNITEQLFAGNIKNLSVKELKQGLRGVPNYQVQADENHNIVELLVSSGVVNSKRQAREDVQNGAIYVNGDRIQDLDYVLSDADKLENELTVIRRGKKKYFVLTY; this comes from the coding sequence ATGCACATTTTTGATGAGCTAAAAGAGCGTGGTTTGATTTTTCAAACGACTGATGAAGAAGCTTTGCGTAAAGCCCTAGAAGAAGGTCAAGTTTCTTATTATACTGGCTACGATCCAACTGCTGACAGCCTTCACCTAGGTCACCTTGTCGCAATCTTGACAAGTCGTCGTTTGCAACTAGCAGGTCACAAACCTTATGCGCTCGTTGGCGGTGCTACAGGTCTCATTGGAGATCCGTCCTTCAAAGATGCTGAGCGTAGTCTCCAAACAAAAGACACAGTAGAGGGCTGGGTCAAGTCTATCCAAGGACAACTTTCTCGTTTTCTTGACTTTGAAAATGGGGAAAATAAAGCTGTCATGGTCAACAACTACGACTGGTTTGGCAGCATCAGCTTCATTGACTTCCTTCGTGATGTCGGAAAATACTTCACTGTCAACTACATGATGAGTAAAGAGTCTGTAAAAAAACGGATCGAAACAGGAATTTCTTACACTGAGTTTGCCTACCAAATCATGCAAGGTTATGACTTCTATGTCCTTAACCAAGACCACAACGTAACCCTTCAAATCGGTGGTTCTGACCAGTGGGGAAATATGACCGCTGGTACCGAATTGCTTCGTCGTAAGGCTGATAAGACAGGCCACGTTATCACAGTTCCCCTCATCACAGATGCGACTGGTAAGAAATTTGGTAAATCAGAAGGAAACGCAGTCTGGCTCAACCCTGAAAAGACTTCTCCATACGAAATGTACCAATTCTGGATGAACGTGATGGACGCTGACGCTGTTCGCTTCTTGAAGATCTTTACTTTCTTGACACTCGATGAGATTGAAGATATCCGCAAGCAGTTTGAAGCAGCTCCACACGAACGCTTGGCTCAAAAAGTCCTCGCTCGTGAAGTGGTGACTCTTGTCCACGGAGAAGATGCCTACAAGGAAGCTCTCAATATCACTGAGCAACTCTTTGCTGGAAACATCAAAAACCTTTCTGTCAAAGAACTCAAACAAGGACTTCGTGGAGTGCCAAACTACCAAGTACAAGCAGATGAAAATCACAATATCGTGGAGCTGCTCGTGTCATCTGGTGTGGTTAACTCAAAACGCCAAGCCCGTGAAGATGTTCAAAACGGAGCTATCTACGTCAACGGTGACCGTATCCAAGACCTTGACTATGTTTTGAGCGACGCAGACAAGCTCGAAAACGAACTCACTGTTATCCGTCGTGGTAAGAAAAAATACTTTGTATTGACTTACTAA
- a CDS encoding DUF6110 family protein, with protein MLKEVLTVAKVAKKSSLFLGGVAFGTLGLKILASKEAKKGYSKALAKAYKFKDELDASVSVVKQHGDDVLQDAKYLYEQEKKEEQLDSLIGE; from the coding sequence ATGTTAAAAGAAGTACTAACCGTTGCAAAAGTTGCGAAAAAATCTTCATTATTTTTGGGTGGTGTCGCATTTGGTACCCTTGGTTTGAAAATCTTAGCAAGTAAGGAAGCTAAAAAAGGTTATTCTAAAGCTTTGGCTAAGGCTTACAAGTTTAAAGATGAGCTAGATGCATCTGTTTCTGTTGTGAAGCAACATGGAGACGATGTTTTGCAAGATGCTAAATATTTGTATGAGCAAGAGAAAAAAGAAGAGCAATTAGATAGCCTTATAGGAGAATAA
- a CDS encoding putative RNA methyltransferase, which produces MNTNLKPKLQRFASATAFACPICQENLTLVESSLKCSNRHSFDLAKFGYVNLAPQIKQSANYDKENFQNRQQILEAGFYQAILETISDLLATSKTSQTVLDIGCGEGFYSRKLQEKHSDKTFYAFDISKDSVQIAAKSEPNWAVNWFVGDLARLPIEDASMDILLDIFSPANYGEFRRVLSKDGTLIKVIPTENHLKEIRQMVQEQLTNKDYSNQDIKNHFQEHFSIQYSQIASLTKPITAEQRQALLSMTPLLFHVDQTKIDWTQLTEITIEAEILVGKAE; this is translated from the coding sequence ATGAATACAAACCTCAAACCCAAACTCCAGCGTTTTGCTTCTGCGACTGCCTTTGCCTGTCCTATCTGTCAAGAAAATCTGACCTTGGTAGAGAGCAGTCTCAAGTGTAGCAACCGCCATTCTTTTGACCTGGCAAAATTCGGCTATGTCAACTTGGCTCCTCAGATCAAGCAATCTGCCAACTACGACAAAGAAAACTTCCAAAACCGCCAGCAAATCCTTGAAGCTGGCTTTTATCAGGCTATCTTAGAAACCATCTCAGACCTGCTTGCAACTTCTAAAACTAGCCAAACAGTTTTGGATATCGGCTGTGGCGAAGGATTCTACTCTCGCAAGCTCCAAGAGAAACACTCTGATAAAACCTTCTATGCCTTTGATATTTCCAAAGATTCCGTTCAAATCGCTGCCAAAAGCGAACCCAACTGGGCAGTCAATTGGTTCGTTGGAGACTTGGCCCGACTTCCTATAGAAGATGCCAGTATGGATATCTTGCTTGATATCTTCTCGCCTGCCAACTATGGAGAATTCCGTCGCGTTTTATCCAAAGACGGTACCTTGATTAAGGTCATCCCGACTGAAAATCACCTCAAAGAAATCCGCCAAATGGTGCAAGAGCAGCTGACAAACAAGGATTATTCTAACCAAGATATCAAAAATCATTTCCAGGAACACTTCAGCATCCAATATAGTCAGATTGCTTCCTTAACAAAACCTATCACAGCAGAGCAACGCCAAGCTTTGCTTAGCATGACACCCTTACTCTTTCACGTCGACCAGACCAAGATTGACTGGACTCAGTTGACTGAGATTACCATCGAAGCGGAGATTTTGGTTGGGAAAGCAGAGTAA
- the pbp1b gene encoding penicillin-binding protein PBP1B: MKKRIDELKTKMLHFFQQLSVKWKKKQASKKINKKVASSDKVRRVGSILAKVLSGFKVVFNTLFILGFIGGMFGAGVAMGYGVALFDKAKVPQAEELVKQVKDIASISEITYSDGTTIASIEGDLLRTSVASDAISDNLKKAIIATEDEHFNEHKGVVPKAVIRATLGTFVGLGSSSGGSTLTQQVIKQQVVGDAPTLARKATEIIDALALERVMSKDEILTTYLNIAPFGRNHKGQNIAGAQQAAEGIFGVNASDLTIPQAAFIAGLPQSPISYSPYESDGSMKSDEDMALGIKRAKDVLYNMYRTGALSQEDYDKYKDYDFKQDFLPSGSVNGSSRDYLYFATLAEATDRMYDYLVERDHVSAQELKNESIQKAYRELAAKEIENGGYKITTTINKKVHTAMQNAVATYGYLLDDSTGQPEVGNVLMDNQTGAILGFVGGRNYQENQNNHAIDTKRSPASTTKPILAYGIAIDQGLMGSASILSNYPTNFSNGNPIMYVNSPGTGMMTLGEALNYSWNIPAYWTYRTLREKGVDVKGYMEKMGYEIPEYGIESLPMGGGIEVTVAQHTNGYQTLANNGVYHKKHMISKIESTTGQVIYEHKSQSVQVYSKATATIMQSLLREVISSRVTSSFQTDLASINPSLARADWIGKTGTTNEDENMWLMLSTPRLTLGGWLGHDDNRPLAKGAGHYRNAKYMAYLVNTIQQAEPGIWGNERFSLDPSVTKSQVLKSTGEKPGKVTINGKEVNVSGFTVTSYWATKEGAPVTTYRFAIGGSDADYQNAWKNILGSLPSLPTPTLPSSSGSSGTSSSTRSNQSNR; encoded by the coding sequence ATGAAAAAAAGAATTGATGAATTAAAAACAAAAATGCTGCATTTTTTCCAGCAACTATCTGTCAAATGGAAGAAAAAACAAGCAAGTAAAAAGATTAATAAGAAAGTGGCTTCTTCTGACAAAGTCAGAAGGGTTGGGTCTATTTTGGCTAAGGTTTTGAGTGGCTTTAAAGTAGTTTTCAACACCCTCTTTATCCTAGGCTTTATCGGTGGCATGTTTGGCGCTGGAGTGGCTATGGGCTATGGCGTTGCTCTATTTGACAAGGCCAAGGTACCTCAAGCAGAAGAGCTGGTCAAGCAAGTGAAGGATATTGCCTCTATCTCAGAAATCACTTATTCTGACGGGACTACCATCGCTTCGATTGAGGGCGATTTGTTGCGAACTTCAGTAGCTTCGGATGCTATATCAGATAATCTTAAAAAGGCTATCATTGCGACAGAGGACGAGCATTTCAATGAGCACAAGGGAGTTGTGCCTAAGGCCGTTATTCGTGCGACCTTGGGAACCTTTGTCGGTCTAGGGTCGTCCAGCGGTGGCTCAACTTTGACACAACAGGTCATCAAACAGCAGGTGGTTGGAGATGCTCCGACCTTGGCTCGTAAGGCGACAGAAATCATAGATGCTCTTGCCTTGGAGCGCGTCATGAGCAAGGACGAAATTCTGACAACCTATCTGAATATTGCTCCTTTTGGTCGCAATCATAAAGGTCAAAATATTGCAGGTGCTCAGCAAGCTGCAGAAGGAATTTTCGGTGTTAATGCTTCAGATTTGACGATACCTCAAGCTGCCTTTATCGCAGGTTTGCCACAGAGTCCGATCAGTTATTCTCCTTATGAATCTGACGGAAGTATGAAGAGTGATGAGGATATGGCTTTGGGAATCAAGCGTGCCAAGGATGTCCTCTACAATATGTACCGGACAGGTGCTCTGAGCCAGGAAGATTACGACAAGTACAAGGATTATGACTTCAAGCAAGACTTTCTACCATCGGGTAGTGTCAACGGAAGCTCACGCGACTATCTTTACTTTGCAACCTTGGCAGAAGCTACCGATCGGATGTATGATTATCTAGTTGAGAGAGATCATGTATCTGCCCAAGAACTAAAGAATGAGTCTATCCAGAAGGCTTACCGTGAGTTGGCAGCCAAGGAAATCGAAAACGGTGGTTATAAAATTACCACTACCATTAATAAAAAAGTTCATACAGCAATGCAAAATGCGGTTGCGACCTACGGATATCTGCTAGATGATTCGACAGGCCAGCCCGAAGTAGGGAATGTCCTCATGGACAACCAAACGGGAGCCATCCTTGGATTTGTTGGAGGTCGTAATTATCAAGAAAATCAGAACAATCATGCCATTGACACCAAACGTTCTCCAGCTTCAACCACTAAGCCTATACTGGCCTATGGTATCGCGATTGACCAAGGTTTGATGGGAAGTGCAAGTATCTTGTCTAACTATCCGACAAACTTTTCAAATGGTAATCCCATCATGTATGTCAATAGTCCTGGTACAGGGATGATGACCTTGGGAGAAGCTCTCAACTATTCATGGAATATCCCGGCCTACTGGACTTATCGTACGCTTCGAGAGAAGGGTGTTGATGTCAAGGGTTATATGGAAAAAATGGGTTATGAAATCCCAGAATATGGCATTGAAAGTTTACCGATGGGTGGAGGAATTGAGGTTACAGTTGCCCAGCATACCAATGGTTATCAGACCTTGGCTAATAATGGGGTCTACCACAAGAAACATATGATTTCCAAGATTGAATCGACGACTGGACAAGTGATTTATGAGCATAAAAGTCAATCTGTTCAAGTCTATTCAAAAGCGACAGCGACCATCATGCAGAGTTTGCTTCGCGAGGTGATCTCATCTCGAGTTACGTCAAGCTTTCAGACTGATTTGGCCTCTATCAATCCAAGTCTGGCTCGTGCTGACTGGATTGGAAAGACTGGTACGACCAATGAAGATGAAAATATGTGGCTCATGCTTTCTACGCCACGCTTGACTCTAGGGGGCTGGTTAGGTCACGATGACAACCGACCGCTAGCTAAGGGTGCAGGTCATTACCGCAATGCCAAATACATGGCTTACTTAGTCAATACTATCCAGCAAGCTGAACCTGGCATATGGGGGAATGAACGCTTTAGTCTAGACCCAAGTGTGACCAAGTCTCAAGTCCTCAAATCGACAGGAGAGAAACCTGGCAAGGTCACAATCAATGGCAAAGAAGTCAACGTTTCAGGTTTTACTGTAACGAGTTATTGGGCTACTAAAGAAGGGGCGCCAGTAACCACTTACCGCTTTGCCATCGGAGGGAGCGATGCCGATTATCAAAATGCTTGGAAGAACATTCTAGGAAGTTTACCGAGTCTCCCGACCCCAACTCTCCCAAGTTCAAGTGGTAGTTCGGGAACAAGCTCATCAACTCGCTCAAATCAATCAAATCGATAG